AAGAAATAAAGTAGAATACCCAACTAATTCCCCAGCTTCTATAAAATTGAGTTCTTCAATTCGGTATTATATACTTAACAATCTGTTGTTTCCTAATTCACGCCACAACTTAAATTTTCCCGTAAAATCTTAAGTAGTCTACTCTTGATAAAGGAAGCAAAAACTTTAAAAATATAGTATGCAAGCATAATAAATTTTTAAAAAATTCGTATATTTGGTAACACCGCCTTAATCTATGAAGCCCGAAGAAACTGTTGATTATAATGTAAAAGTGTGCTGGCATGCCATTGCCCGAATGTATAACCTGCAAGCGGCTAAGTTTGATATTACCACTTCCATAGGTTTCGTGCTTTTAAACATTCATCCGCAGGAAGGTACTCCGGCTACCAAAATTGCGCCCAAAATGGGCCTGGAAGCCCGCAGCTTAACCCGCATCTTAAAAAGCATGGAAGAAGATGGCTTGATTTACAAAGTAGGCGATGCGGTGGATAAACGGTCGGTGCGCATATTCTTAACCGAGAAAGGCTTAGAAAAGAAAGAACTGGCCCGGCAAACGGTAAGAACCTTTAACCAGAAAGTGCGGGAGCATGTACCTGAAGCTGATCTGTCGATTTTTTTTAAAGTAATCAACCAAATCAACGGCTTAATTGAGAGTAAAGAAATTTACAAATAAAGCCTGGTTGTAGGTATAAATAATATTCAAAGAAAAAGAAGTCTAGTGTCTAACATCCTGATACTTGTGTCTATCAAATGAAAAGAATTATTAAAAAAGTTGCGGTTTTAGGTTCGGGCATCATGGGCTCGCGTATTGCCTGTCATTTTGCGAACATTGGGGTACCGGTTTTACTGCTTGATATTGCTCCGCAAGAACTTGCTCCCGAAGAAGCGCAACGTGGTTTAACCCTGGATCATCCTGCAGTCAAGAACCGGATTGTGAACAGCGCCTTGCAAACGGCTATTGGTTCTAATCCGGCCCCACTTTACCGGAAAGCCGATGCCAAGTACATTACTACCGGAAACTTTGACGATAATTTAAAAGATATTGCTTCCTGCGACTGGGTAATTGAGGTAGTAGTCGAAAATTTAAAAATTAAGCAAAGTCTTTACGAAAAAGTAGAACACTACCGCAAACCAGGTACACCTATTACCTCAAATACGTCGGGTATTCCTATTCATTTAATGGCTGCCGGCCGTTCCGAAGATTTCCGGAAACACTTTTGCGGAACGCATTTTTTTAATCCGCCGCGCTACTTAAAACTGCTCGAAATTATTCCGACCCCCGAAACCGATAAAAGTGTAATAGATTTTCTGTTGCATTACGGCGACTTGTATTTGGGCAAAACTACCGTACTGGCCAAAGATACACCGGCCTTTATTGCCAATCGTATCGGTATTTTCGGTATTATGGATACGTTCAGTCAAATGCAAAAGCTGGGCTTAAACATCGACGAGGTCGATCAGATTACGGGTCCTGTAACCGGCCGTCCAAAATCAGCTACTTTTCGCACTTTAGATGTAGTAGGCCTGGACACTCTGGCCAAAGTAGCGCAGGGTTTGTACCAAACCGGCGAGCAAGACGAAGCCCGGGAGTTATTTCAGTTACCGGCTTACGTACAGCAAATGCTCGAAAAAAACTGGTTAGGCGATAAAACTGGCCAAGGATTTTACAAAAAAACTAAAAATGCGCAGGGCGAAACGGAGATCTTAACTTTAGATTTAAATTCGCTGGAGTACGCTCCCAAGCAAAAAGTAAAATTTGCCAGTCTGGAGCCGCTCAAAACCCAAGATAACTTAAAACTTCGCCTTAAAGCGTTGTATAACGCCGACGATAAAGCCGCCGCGTTTTTTAAAGCTACTTCGCATGGTTTATTTAGTTACATCTCGCACCGCATTCCGGAAATATCCGATGAATTATACCGCATTGATGATGCCATGCGCGCTGGTTTTGGGTGGGAAATTGGTCCGTTTGAGCTGTGGGATGCCTTAGGCGTAGCAGAAACCATAAAAGCCATGGAAGCCGAAGAGCGTAAGCCGGCCGCCTGGGTGTACGATTTTCTGGCCGCTGGTAACACTTCGTTTTATAAAACCAACCAGGGTACGCGCCTTTATTATGACATTCCCAGTAAAACTTACCAAAATATTCCGGGTACCGAAAGCTTTATTATTCTGGATAATTTCCGGGAAACCAACGTGGTCTGGAAAAATGCGGGCGCTACCTTGTTTGATATTGGCGATGGCATTTTAAACCTGGAGTTTCATACCAAAATGAATACGCTGGGCTCCGAAATTATTCAGGGTTTAAACAAAGCCATAGAAATTGGCGAAAAAGATTTTCGGGGTTTAGTAGTGGGCAACGATGCGCCCAACTTTTCGGCGGGAGCAAATTTGGCTTTGGTATACATGTATGCGCTCGATCAGGATTATGATGAACTCAACATCATGATCCGGCAGTTCCAAAATACCATGATGCGCATGCGCTACAGCGCTATTCCGGTAGTAGCTGCCCCGCATGGTTTAGCTTTAGGCGGCGGTTGCGAGCTAAGCTTGCACGCCGATAAAATTCAAGCGGCCGCTGAAACGTACATTGGTTTAGTAGAATTTGGGGTAGGATTAATTCCAGGAGGCGGCGGCACCAAAGAAATGACGCTTCGCACCGCAGATTCATTCGAAGAAGGCGATCCGGAGTTTAATAGTTTGCGCAATACCTTCACCACCATTGCTATGGCCAAAGTATCCACTTCCGCCGAAGAAGCCTTTGATCTAGGTTTTATGCGCCGGGGCGATGCCATTACCATTAACAACAACCGCTTACTCGCCGAGGCTAAACTGGCTGCTATAGAATTGGCGGAAGCAGGTTACGTACAACCTGTACCGCGCAAGGATATTAAAGTACTAGGGCGTGGTGCTTTAGGAATGTTTATTTCGGGCGTGTACGCCATGTACGAAGGAAGTTATATCTCAGAGCACGACCAGAAAATCGCCCGCAAACTGGCCTATGTTATGTCGGGTGGCGATTTATCCGCTCCTACTTTAGTTTCTGAGCAGTACTTGTTAGATCTGGAACGCGAAGCATTTTTGTCTTTAACCGGTGAGCGCAAAACTCTGGAGCGCATTAAAAGCATTTTAACTTCAGGTAAGCCGTTGCGGAATTAGAAAATTTTAAAAATTTAAAAAATGGATTAGAACTGGTTTGCTTTTTATCGAACAACGCCCATTCTTCCGTCAGGCTAGCTATTTGGTGTAGCCGGTTAGATCCTTTCAGGATGACAGAAGGCGTGATAAATTAAAAATCTAATCTCCAATATCGAATATCTAACATCTAAAAATATGCAAAATGCCTATATCGTAGCCGGTTATCGTTCGGCTATTACCAAAGCAAACCGGGGCGGCTTCCGGTTTACCCGCCCCGACGACTTAGCCGCCGATGTGATCAAGCATTTGCTGGCTTCGGTGCCCCAGTTAGATCCGGAGCGGGTAGATGATCTAATTGTAGGAAATGCCGTTCCAGAAGCAGAACAAGGCTTACAAATGGGCCGGATGATTGCTTTACTTTCGCTGCCAACCAGTGTTTCTGGGATGACGGTAAACCGTTACTGCGGCTCCGGGATCGAAACCATTGCGATTGCCTGTAGTAAAATTGCCGCCGGTATTTCGGACTGCATTATTGCCGGAGGTACCGAGTCTATGTCGCTGGTACCAACGGTGGGTTTTAAAACGGCTCCCAATTATAACTTGGCGGTAAAGCATCCGGAGTATTTTTTGAGTATGGGCTTAACCGCTGAAGCCGTAGCTAAAGATTATAATGTTTCCCGCGAAGATCAGGACGAATTCTCTTATAACTCGCACCAAAAAGCGATAAAAGCCATGGAGGCCGGTTTGTTCCAGGAGCAGATTGTACCCATTACCATCGAAGAAACTTACGTTGACGAGAACAACAAAAAGAAAACCCGCTCCTACGTGGTAGATACCGACGAAGGTCCTCGAGCCGATACTTCTTTAGAGAAATTGGCCAAGCTAAAACCGGTATTTGCGCAAAATGGTACTGTAACCGCCGGTAACGCTTCCCAAACCTCAGATGGTGCTGCTTTTGTACTGGTTATGAGCGAGCGCCTAGTGAAAGAATTAAACCTGGAACCGATTTCCCGTATGGTTACTTACGCTACCGGCGGGGTAGACCCGCGCATAATGGGTATGGGGCCGATTGCCGCCGTACCTAAAGCTATTAAACAAGCTGGCATGCACCTGAACGATATTGACCTATTCGAAATAAACGAAGCTTTTGCCGCCCAAACCTTAGCCGTAGTCCGGCATTTAGATATTCCGGAAGAAAAACTAAACGTGAGTGGTGGCGCTATTGCTACCGGTCACCCATTAGGGTGCTCGGGTGCTAAACTCAGCATCCAACAATGGCACGAACTCCGTCGCCGCAAGCAAAAGTACGGCCTGGTAACTGCTTGCGTCGGTGGCGGCCAAGGCGTAGCGGGGATTTATGAATTATTAAAGTAGTAGGTATTAGGTAGCAAGTATCAGGATAAGATGCATAATTTCAAAGAACTGAAAGTCTGGCAAGAAGCAATGGAGTTAGCAAAAGAGGTTTATTTAACTACAGCCACTTTTCCTGCTGGAGAAAAGTTTGGTTTAGTTTCTCAAATCAACCGTTCTGTCGTTTCTATCCCATCTAACATTGCCGAAGGAGCTGGCCGCAGTTCCAATAAGGAATTGTCTCAATTTTTAAGTATATCAATTGGGTCTGCTTTTGAATTGGAAACACAGCTTTTACTTGCTCGTAACCTCAACTTTTTGCCTAAAGAAAAATCTGATTATCTCATTCAAAAAGTTTCAAAAATTCAGAGAATGCTATCTGTGTTAAAGAAAAGAATTATTGAAAAG
The sequence above is a segment of the Adhaeribacter swui genome. Coding sequences within it:
- a CDS encoding MarR family winged helix-turn-helix transcriptional regulator, whose amino-acid sequence is MKPEETVDYNVKVCWHAIARMYNLQAAKFDITTSIGFVLLNIHPQEGTPATKIAPKMGLEARSLTRILKSMEEDGLIYKVGDAVDKRSVRIFLTEKGLEKKELARQTVRTFNQKVREHVPEADLSIFFKVINQINGLIESKEIYK
- a CDS encoding thiolase family protein, with translation MQNAYIVAGYRSAITKANRGGFRFTRPDDLAADVIKHLLASVPQLDPERVDDLIVGNAVPEAEQGLQMGRMIALLSLPTSVSGMTVNRYCGSGIETIAIACSKIAAGISDCIIAGGTESMSLVPTVGFKTAPNYNLAVKHPEYFLSMGLTAEAVAKDYNVSREDQDEFSYNSHQKAIKAMEAGLFQEQIVPITIEETYVDENNKKKTRSYVVDTDEGPRADTSLEKLAKLKPVFAQNGTVTAGNASQTSDGAAFVLVMSERLVKELNLEPISRMVTYATGGVDPRIMGMGPIAAVPKAIKQAGMHLNDIDLFEINEAFAAQTLAVVRHLDIPEEKLNVSGGAIATGHPLGCSGAKLSIQQWHELRRRKQKYGLVTACVGGGQGVAGIYELLK
- a CDS encoding four helix bundle protein, which translates into the protein MHNFKELKVWQEAMELAKEVYLTTATFPAGEKFGLVSQINRSVVSIPSNIAEGAGRSSNKELSQFLSISIGSAFELETQLLLARNLNFLPKEKSDYLIQKVSKIQRMLSVLKKRIIEKSS
- a CDS encoding 3-hydroxyacyl-CoA dehydrogenase/enoyl-CoA hydratase family protein produces the protein MKRIIKKVAVLGSGIMGSRIACHFANIGVPVLLLDIAPQELAPEEAQRGLTLDHPAVKNRIVNSALQTAIGSNPAPLYRKADAKYITTGNFDDNLKDIASCDWVIEVVVENLKIKQSLYEKVEHYRKPGTPITSNTSGIPIHLMAAGRSEDFRKHFCGTHFFNPPRYLKLLEIIPTPETDKSVIDFLLHYGDLYLGKTTVLAKDTPAFIANRIGIFGIMDTFSQMQKLGLNIDEVDQITGPVTGRPKSATFRTLDVVGLDTLAKVAQGLYQTGEQDEARELFQLPAYVQQMLEKNWLGDKTGQGFYKKTKNAQGETEILTLDLNSLEYAPKQKVKFASLEPLKTQDNLKLRLKALYNADDKAAAFFKATSHGLFSYISHRIPEISDELYRIDDAMRAGFGWEIGPFELWDALGVAETIKAMEAEERKPAAWVYDFLAAGNTSFYKTNQGTRLYYDIPSKTYQNIPGTESFIILDNFRETNVVWKNAGATLFDIGDGILNLEFHTKMNTLGSEIIQGLNKAIEIGEKDFRGLVVGNDAPNFSAGANLALVYMYALDQDYDELNIMIRQFQNTMMRMRYSAIPVVAAPHGLALGGGCELSLHADKIQAAAETYIGLVEFGVGLIPGGGGTKEMTLRTADSFEEGDPEFNSLRNTFTTIAMAKVSTSAEEAFDLGFMRRGDAITINNNRLLAEAKLAAIELAEAGYVQPVPRKDIKVLGRGALGMFISGVYAMYEGSYISEHDQKIARKLAYVMSGGDLSAPTLVSEQYLLDLEREAFLSLTGERKTLERIKSILTSGKPLRN